Proteins encoded together in one Streptomyces rubradiris window:
- a CDS encoding amidohydrolase family protein, whose amino-acid sequence MTTDHGRVSRRDLLRGSAAGLTAVAAPAPVTSPAMAASGSVGQQTLLYRELTGGSVTSSRDGSVVIAEVQGVLWRVPPEGGEAVRITDWDLEATRPALSPDGRRLAVGGYRGGGFHLWTLRTDGSGLRQVTDGPWDDRGVAWSPDGSRLVFASERGGDPVAGASFGLWTTDADGGGAERLTGGAYEDIDPVWWPDGRSVVCVRAAHTPDGGSDGGRALVRVPAGGGAGQVLRRVGEGRLLCPSVSPSGRIACLHLSGTTASPSLPAARATLLVDGRAVTEGEDLAAAPPCWLGDDRLLYVADGRLRLRTLGAPGSVRDIPFTARMPVPRPRRRPRTLSLEAAGPVRGIHLPALAPDGGSVAFVALNALWVLPVGGTPRKVLQAAAVHHVQMPAWAPDGRSLLYCTDRDGLTAVRRFHLDSGHDEPVTGPGRLYPAVSPDGTRLACQDTRGNVLLRDLASGAERVLARPLAADGPPGAPTWSPDGRYVAFCDRNRLNHRFREGYHLIRVLDTRTGTERRQLPAAHQSLSDRAAAGPVWSPDGRWMALVAESVLWLLPVTGDGTPAGPARRLTGEPADHPTWARETNTLLYLSSGRLRLLDPARSGPRTLSVPLTHRPAGGRERLRVHAGQLWDGTGTAPRRDVDILTDGRRITAVEPHRPRRPGHRTVDASRHTVLPGLFDSHTHPYSATYGARHGLTALAYGITTMACMGGSLYEAVRLRESLASGHSTGPRLLACAELIDGARTAYAMGRAHRTAAGVRRTLERATALEVDFVKTYVRASGQVMARAAETAHRLGVPSGSHLCAPGRAAGQDLTTHLQATQRLPYGHATTPTGHIHQDLVQQYADGRFALIATPFAAQALLGADPALADDPRVLTLMPPWDVTAVRDRARNPPTDEQRRALATEMAAYRRLAAEGALLAVGTDAPLVPAGLSLHLALRALHAHGFTAAQALLCATAAPARLFGVEDDLGTVEPGKTADLTVVDGDPFTDFGSLPRTPLALRDGIAHYQSDLVAAVRGTVTTPA is encoded by the coding sequence ATGACGACGGATCACGGCCGGGTCAGCCGCCGGGACCTGCTGCGGGGGTCCGCCGCCGGGCTGACGGCGGTCGCGGCTCCGGCCCCGGTGACCTCCCCGGCCATGGCCGCGTCCGGCTCCGTAGGGCAACAAACCCTGCTTTACCGCGAGTTGACCGGTGGATCGGTGACCTCTTCCCGTGACGGGTCCGTGGTGATCGCCGAGGTGCAGGGCGTCCTGTGGCGGGTGCCGCCGGAGGGCGGGGAAGCGGTGCGGATCACCGACTGGGACCTGGAGGCGACCCGCCCGGCCCTGTCCCCCGACGGCAGGCGGCTGGCGGTGGGCGGCTACCGGGGCGGCGGCTTCCATCTGTGGACGCTGCGCACCGACGGCAGCGGGCTGCGCCAGGTCACCGACGGGCCCTGGGACGACCGGGGCGTGGCCTGGTCACCTGACGGCAGCCGTCTGGTCTTCGCCTCCGAGCGCGGCGGCGACCCGGTGGCCGGTGCCTCGTTCGGCCTGTGGACGACGGACGCGGACGGCGGCGGGGCCGAGCGGCTGACCGGCGGCGCCTACGAGGACATCGACCCGGTCTGGTGGCCGGACGGGCGCTCGGTGGTGTGCGTCCGCGCCGCCCACACGCCCGACGGCGGCAGCGACGGTGGCCGGGCACTGGTCCGCGTGCCCGCCGGGGGCGGTGCCGGGCAGGTGCTCCGCAGGGTGGGGGAGGGCCGGCTGCTGTGCCCGTCGGTGTCCCCCTCGGGCCGGATCGCCTGCCTGCACCTGTCCGGTACCACCGCCTCCCCGTCCCTGCCGGCCGCGCGGGCCACGCTCCTGGTGGACGGCCGGGCGGTGACCGAGGGCGAGGATCTGGCGGCGGCACCGCCGTGCTGGCTCGGCGACGACCGGCTCCTGTACGTCGCCGACGGCCGCCTCCGCCTCCGCACCCTCGGCGCACCCGGATCGGTGCGGGACATCCCGTTCACGGCCCGGATGCCGGTGCCACGCCCTCGGCGGCGCCCCAGAACGCTCTCCCTGGAGGCCGCGGGGCCGGTGCGCGGCATCCATCTGCCCGCCCTCGCGCCCGACGGCGGCAGCGTGGCCTTCGTGGCGCTGAACGCCCTGTGGGTGCTGCCCGTCGGCGGGACGCCCCGCAAGGTGCTCCAGGCCGCCGCCGTCCACCATGTGCAGATGCCCGCCTGGGCGCCGGACGGGCGGAGCCTGCTGTACTGCACCGACCGGGACGGGCTGACGGCCGTACGCCGGTTCCACCTGGACAGCGGGCACGACGAGCCGGTCACCGGACCGGGCCGGCTGTACCCGGCGGTGTCCCCGGACGGCACCCGCCTCGCCTGCCAGGACACCCGGGGCAACGTGCTGCTGCGCGACCTGGCCAGCGGCGCGGAGCGGGTGCTGGCCCGGCCGCTGGCCGCCGACGGCCCGCCCGGCGCCCCGACCTGGTCACCGGACGGCCGGTACGTGGCCTTCTGCGACCGCAACCGGCTCAACCACCGCTTCCGCGAGGGCTACCACCTCATCCGGGTCCTCGACACCCGCACCGGCACCGAGAGGCGCCAACTGCCCGCCGCGCACCAGTCCCTGTCCGACCGCGCAGCCGCCGGCCCCGTGTGGTCGCCCGACGGCCGCTGGATGGCGCTGGTCGCCGAGTCGGTGCTCTGGCTGCTGCCCGTCACCGGTGACGGCACCCCGGCCGGTCCCGCCCGCCGGCTCACCGGCGAACCGGCCGACCACCCCACCTGGGCACGCGAGACGAACACCCTGCTCTACCTGTCCTCGGGCCGGCTCCGTCTCCTGGACCCGGCCCGGTCCGGGCCCCGGACGCTGTCCGTGCCGCTCACCCACCGTCCGGCCGGCGGCCGGGAGCGACTGCGCGTCCACGCCGGGCAGTTGTGGGACGGCACCGGCACCGCCCCGCGCCGGGACGTCGACATCCTCACCGACGGCCGCCGGATCACCGCCGTCGAACCCCACCGCCCGCGCCGCCCGGGGCACCGCACCGTGGACGCCTCGCGGCACACCGTCCTGCCCGGCCTGTTCGACAGCCATACCCACCCCTACAGCGCCACTTACGGCGCCCGGCACGGCCTCACCGCACTCGCCTACGGCATCACCACCATGGCCTGCATGGGCGGGTCCCTGTACGAGGCGGTCCGGCTGCGCGAGTCCCTCGCCTCCGGGCACAGCACCGGCCCGCGCCTGCTGGCCTGCGCCGAACTCATCGACGGCGCCCGCACCGCGTACGCCATGGGCCGCGCCCACCGCACCGCCGCCGGTGTGCGGCGCACCCTGGAGCGGGCCACCGCCCTGGAGGTCGACTTCGTCAAGACCTACGTCCGCGCCTCCGGGCAGGTCATGGCGCGGGCGGCCGAAACCGCTCACCGGCTCGGGGTGCCCAGCGGCAGCCACCTGTGCGCGCCGGGCCGGGCCGCCGGACAGGACCTCACCACCCATCTGCAGGCCACCCAGCGCCTGCCCTACGGCCACGCCACCACCCCCACCGGCCACATCCACCAGGACCTCGTCCAGCAGTACGCCGACGGCCGTTTCGCCCTGATCGCGACCCCGTTCGCCGCACAGGCCCTGCTGGGCGCCGACCCCGCCCTGGCCGACGACCCCCGGGTGCTCACCCTCATGCCGCCCTGGGACGTCACCGCCGTCCGTGACCGCGCCCGCAATCCGCCCACCGACGAGCAACGGCGGGCCCTCGCCACCGAGATGGCCGCCTACCGCCGCCTCGCCGCCGAGGGCGCCCTGCTCGCGGTGGGCACGGACGCGCCCCTGGTCCCGGCCGGGCTCTCGCTCCACCTGGCCCTGCGCGCGCTGCACGCCCACGGCTTCACTGCGGCCCAGGCCCTCCTGTGCGCCACCGCCGCCCCCGCGCGGCTGTTCGGCGTCGAGGACGATCTGGGCACCGTCGAGCCGGGAAAGACCGCGGACCTCACCGTCGTCGACGGCGATCCCTTCACCGACTTCGGCAGTCTCCCGCGCACCCCGCTGGCCCTCCGGGACGGCATCGCCCACTACCAGAGCGACCTCGTGGCCGCGGTCCGGGGCACGGTCACGACGCCCGCTTGA
- a CDS encoding Lrp/AsnC family transcriptional regulator, with amino-acid sequence MDSIDSAILGHLQRDARLTNRELARKVGIAPSTCLERVRSLRARGVITGYHAAVQPRLLGRSLQALVFARLRPLSRDVISGFEAYLAELPEVVSVFVVSGDDDFVVHVAVPDIERLHAFLMDRFSARREVVSFRSSVIYQQTSSRVLSPMDGTERSEGR; translated from the coding sequence ATGGACTCCATTGATTCGGCGATCCTCGGCCATCTGCAGCGCGATGCACGGCTCACCAACCGGGAGTTGGCCCGCAAGGTCGGCATCGCCCCGTCCACCTGTCTGGAGCGGGTCCGGTCGCTGCGGGCCCGCGGGGTGATCACCGGCTACCACGCGGCCGTGCAGCCACGTCTGTTGGGCCGTTCGCTCCAGGCCCTGGTCTTCGCCCGGCTGCGCCCGCTGAGCCGGGACGTGATCTCCGGTTTCGAGGCGTACCTGGCCGAACTGCCGGAGGTGGTCTCGGTGTTCGTGGTCTCCGGCGACGACGACTTCGTGGTGCACGTGGCGGTGCCGGACATCGAGCGGCTGCACGCCTTCCTCATGGACCGCTTCAGCGCTCGCCGGGAGGTGGTGAGCTTTCGCAGTTCCGTGATCTACCAGCAGACGAGCAGCCGCGTACTGAGCCCCATGGACGGCACCGAACGCAGTGAGGGGAGGTGA
- a CDS encoding TetR/AcrR family transcriptional regulator: MADRRPRKDAARNRAAVLAAADTLFARCEHPDDVTMADIAAAAGVGKGTLFRAFGDRTGLLRALYEARLEPVRASAEEGPPPLGPGSPPRRRVLALLDAVLCFKLDNRHLALALEQTGDASPYRTDHYERWHALLKELLEQVPGEADADFTAHALLAATRADLVAHLADASGLSREEMRSRLAEFAARTLGADD, encoded by the coding sequence ATGGCCGACCGCAGACCGCGCAAGGACGCCGCCCGCAACCGCGCGGCCGTCCTCGCCGCCGCCGACACGCTGTTCGCCCGGTGCGAGCACCCGGACGACGTCACCATGGCCGACATCGCGGCGGCGGCCGGCGTCGGCAAGGGGACGCTCTTCCGCGCCTTCGGCGATCGCACCGGGCTGCTCCGGGCGCTGTACGAGGCACGGCTGGAACCCGTCCGCGCGAGCGCGGAGGAGGGCCCGCCGCCGCTCGGCCCGGGGAGCCCGCCGCGCCGGAGGGTGCTCGCCCTGCTCGACGCCGTGCTGTGCTTCAAGCTCGACAACCGCCACCTCGCGCTGGCCCTGGAACAGACCGGCGACGCCAGCCCGTACCGCACGGACCACTACGAGCGATGGCACGCCCTGCTGAAGGAACTGCTGGAGCAGGTGCCGGGTGAGGCCGACGCCGATTTCACCGCCCACGCCCTGCTCGCCGCCACCCGCGCCGACCTCGTCGCCCACCTGGCCGACGCAAGCGGGCTGTCCCGCGAGGAGATGCGGTCACGGCTGGCGGAGTTCGCGGCCCGGACACTGGGCGCCGACGACTGA
- a CDS encoding class I SAM-dependent methyltransferase produces the protein MTTAVDHYDRFLAEHYTWMLGGDLRALAAAQRAQLLEWGVVPGPAGSTAVDLGCGPGHTSLALAGLGFDPVFAVDLSEPLLDELAAHATGTPAVRPVRADVRAALPKLVRPGSVGAVVCLGDTLTHLPTRGAVAALCADVAAALAPGGTAVFAYRDLTVPLTGTDRFLPVRSTEDRIMTCFLEYPDDFDAYTVVVHDLIHTRDPASGDWSLNAHSYRKLRLSHAWVLERFRAAGLRVAHERGGPGGMRTVVLKRAS, from the coding sequence ATGACGACCGCCGTCGATCACTACGACCGGTTTCTCGCGGAGCACTACACCTGGATGCTGGGAGGTGATCTCCGCGCGCTCGCCGCCGCCCAGCGCGCCCAGCTGCTGGAGTGGGGCGTGGTGCCCGGTCCGGCGGGGTCGACGGCCGTGGACCTGGGCTGCGGTCCGGGGCACACCAGTCTGGCCCTGGCCGGCCTCGGCTTCGATCCGGTGTTCGCCGTCGACCTGAGCGAACCGCTCCTGGACGAGCTGGCCGCGCACGCCACCGGCACCCCGGCGGTGCGCCCGGTGCGGGCGGACGTGCGCGCCGCCCTGCCAAAGCTGGTCCGCCCCGGCTCGGTGGGGGCCGTCGTGTGCCTGGGCGACACCCTGACCCATCTGCCGACCCGGGGGGCCGTGGCCGCGCTGTGCGCCGATGTCGCCGCCGCGCTCGCGCCCGGGGGAACGGCCGTGTTCGCCTACCGCGACCTGACGGTCCCGCTCACCGGCACGGACCGCTTCCTCCCGGTCCGCTCCACCGAGGACCGGATCATGACCTGTTTCCTGGAGTACCCGGACGACTTCGACGCCTACACGGTCGTGGTGCACGACCTGATCCACACCCGGGACCCCGCGAGCGGCGACTGGTCCTTGAACGCCCACAGTTACCGCAAGCTGCGGCTCTCCCACGCCTGGGTGCTGGAGCGGTTCCGCGCCGCCGGGCTGCGGGTGGCGCACGAGCGCGGCGGGCCGGGGGGCATGCGGACGGTGGTCCTCAAGCGGGCGTCGTGA
- a CDS encoding nuclear transport factor 2 family protein codes for MPVTTRATASPADLYRHSLRLLLDKDIPGWIGLWAEDGVMEFPFAPPGRPRRLTGRDAIAAYMRHYPDHIDLHDFPEVRIHQTTEPDTIVVEMRGVGRIVESGDPYDMTYIAVVTVRDGRFTSYRDYWNPLALQAPGLDFNRSVQTPGSDSRGSDAR; via the coding sequence ATGCCCGTGACCACCCGAGCCACCGCCTCCCCGGCCGACCTGTACCGCCACAGCCTGCGCCTGCTCCTCGACAAGGACATCCCCGGCTGGATCGGGCTGTGGGCCGAGGACGGCGTGATGGAGTTCCCCTTCGCCCCGCCGGGCCGGCCCCGCCGGCTGACCGGCCGGGACGCCATCGCCGCCTACATGCGCCACTACCCCGACCACATCGACCTCCACGACTTCCCCGAGGTGCGGATCCACCAGACCACCGAGCCGGACACCATCGTGGTCGAGATGCGCGGGGTGGGACGGATCGTGGAGAGCGGCGACCCGTACGACATGACCTACATCGCCGTCGTCACCGTCCGGGACGGCCGGTTCACCTCCTACCGGGACTACTGGAACCCCCTCGCCCTCCAGGCACCCGGTCTCGACTTCAACAGGTCCGTCCAGACGCCCGGCTCCGACTCCCGCGGGAGCGACGCCCGATGA